In Sporichthyaceae bacterium, a genomic segment contains:
- a CDS encoding NADH-quinone oxidoreductase subunit G, with protein MTAVEPRQATDLVNLTIDGIPVAVPKGTLIIRAAEEVGVQIPRFCDHPLLDPVGACRQCLVEVEGQRKPFASCTSAVAEGMVVKTQNSSPVADKAQQGVMELLLINHPLDCPVCDKGGECPLQNQALSNGRADSRFEEKKRTFDKPVAISAQVLLDRERCVLCARCTRFSQQIAGDPFIEMFERGALQQVAIYESQPFESYFSGNTIQICPVGALTSAAYRFRSRPFDLISSPSVCEHCSGGCSLRTDHRRGKVMRRLAGEDHEVNEEWNCDKGRFAFAYATRADVITTPLIRDESGNLVSASWPEALAVVAEKLEAERGRVGVLVGGRTTLEDSYAYAKFARVALDTNDIDFRARPHSDEELEFLSAHVVSRGIFAGTPGTVTHQGLESAAAVLLVGLEAEEEAAGVFLRLRKAFLKRRQPVWSLAPFVTDGLHKCGGTLLPTVPGDEAVVLDRIANGEWGVVEELRKPGAIIAVGERLASIPGALSAVSRLVQATGAAIAWIPRRAGERGALEAGAAPNLLPGGRPVSDPSARKEISDAWHLPDLPAVPGRDTSAILAAAARGELKALVVGGIDTDDLPDPAAALRALDAAEFVVSLELRASEVTERADVVFPIPHVAQKEGTFLNWEGRLRPFGRAMAEAPLMTDLRVLQAIADEMGRSLGLRGADSAIAELHALGLWDGLHAAAPAVRPGPAARPGPGEAVLATWRMLLDLGRMQDGEPHLARTARKPVARVSAATADEIGVTDRSLLVVATDRGTVRLPVVITEMPDRVVWLPSKSPGSAVLRDLAAVAGDVVQISSGGVA; from the coding sequence ATGACGGCAGTAGAGCCACGGCAGGCGACCGACTTGGTCAACCTGACAATCGACGGGATCCCGGTGGCGGTGCCGAAGGGCACGCTGATCATCCGGGCCGCCGAGGAGGTCGGCGTCCAGATCCCCCGGTTCTGCGATCACCCTCTGCTGGACCCGGTCGGCGCCTGCCGCCAGTGCCTGGTCGAGGTCGAGGGCCAGCGCAAACCGTTCGCGTCGTGCACCTCGGCGGTCGCCGAGGGCATGGTCGTGAAGACGCAGAACTCCTCGCCGGTGGCCGACAAGGCCCAGCAGGGCGTGATGGAACTGCTGCTGATCAACCATCCGCTGGACTGCCCGGTCTGCGACAAGGGCGGCGAGTGCCCGCTGCAGAACCAGGCACTGTCCAACGGTCGCGCGGACTCGCGGTTCGAGGAGAAGAAGCGCACCTTCGACAAGCCGGTCGCGATCTCCGCGCAGGTGCTGCTGGACCGCGAGCGCTGCGTGCTGTGCGCCCGCTGCACCCGGTTCTCCCAGCAGATTGCGGGCGACCCGTTCATCGAGATGTTCGAACGCGGCGCGCTGCAGCAGGTCGCGATCTACGAGAGCCAGCCGTTCGAGTCCTACTTCTCCGGCAACACGATCCAGATCTGTCCGGTCGGCGCACTCACCTCGGCCGCCTACCGATTCCGCTCGCGGCCGTTCGACCTGATCTCCAGCCCGAGCGTCTGCGAGCACTGCTCCGGCGGGTGTTCGCTGCGCACCGACCACCGCCGCGGCAAGGTCATGCGGCGACTGGCCGGGGAGGACCACGAGGTCAACGAGGAGTGGAACTGCGACAAGGGGCGGTTCGCGTTCGCCTACGCGACCCGCGCCGACGTCATCACCACCCCGCTGATCCGCGACGAGTCCGGCAACCTGGTCTCGGCGTCCTGGCCCGAGGCCCTGGCCGTGGTGGCCGAGAAGCTCGAGGCCGAACGCGGCCGGGTCGGTGTGCTGGTCGGCGGGCGCACCACGCTCGAGGACAGCTACGCCTACGCGAAGTTCGCCCGGGTCGCGCTGGACACCAACGACATCGACTTCCGCGCGCGGCCGCACTCGGACGAGGAGCTGGAGTTCCTCTCCGCGCATGTGGTCAGCCGCGGCATCTTCGCCGGCACCCCGGGCACCGTGACCCACCAGGGGCTCGAGTCCGCAGCCGCGGTCCTGCTCGTCGGCCTGGAGGCCGAGGAGGAGGCCGCGGGTGTGTTCCTGCGGCTGCGCAAGGCTTTCCTCAAGCGGCGGCAGCCGGTCTGGTCGCTGGCGCCGTTCGTCACCGATGGGCTGCACAAGTGCGGCGGCACGCTGTTGCCGACCGTGCCCGGCGACGAGGCAGTGGTCCTGGACCGCATCGCCAACGGCGAGTGGGGTGTCGTCGAGGAGCTGCGCAAGCCGGGCGCGATCATCGCGGTCGGCGAGCGGCTGGCCTCGATCCCCGGTGCGTTGTCGGCGGTCTCCCGGCTGGTCCAGGCCACCGGTGCGGCCATCGCCTGGATCCCGCGGCGTGCCGGTGAGCGCGGCGCGTTGGAAGCCGGCGCGGCCCCGAACCTGCTGCCCGGTGGTCGTCCGGTGAGCGACCCGTCGGCCCGCAAGGAGATCAGCGACGCCTGGCACCTGCCCGACCTGCCGGCGGTTCCCGGCCGCGACACCTCGGCGATCCTCGCCGCCGCGGCCCGGGGCGAGCTCAAGGCGCTCGTGGTCGGCGGGATCGACACCGACGACCTGCCGGACCCGGCGGCCGCGCTGCGCGCGCTGGACGCAGCCGAGTTCGTCGTCAGCCTCGAACTGCGGGCCAGCGAGGTCACCGAGCGCGCCGACGTGGTGTTCCCGATCCCGCACGTGGCGCAGAAGGAAGGCACGTTCCTGAACTGGGAGGGCCGGCTGCGGCCCTTCGGTCGTGCGATGGCCGAGGCCCCGTTGATGACCGACCTGCGCGTGCTGCAGGCGATCGCCGACGAGATGGGCCGCTCGCTGGGCCTGCGCGGCGCGGACTCGGCCATTGCCGAACTGCACGCGCTCGGACTCTGGGACGGCCTGCACGCGGCGGCACCCGCCGTGCGCCCGGGGCCGGCGGCACGCCCCGGTCCCGGCGAGGCGGTACTGGCCACCTGGCGGATGCTGCTCGACCTGGGACGTATGCAGGACGGCGAGCCGCACCTGGCCCGTACCGCCCGCAAGCCGGTCGCCCGCGTCTCCGCGGCCACTGCCGACGAGATCGGCGTGACCGACCGCTCGCTGCTCGTCGTGGCCACCGATCGCGGAACCGTCCGGCTCCCGGTCGTGATCACCGAGATGCCCGACCGCGTCGTCTGGCTGCCGAGCAAGTCTCCGGGCAGTGCAGTGCTCCGCGACCTGGCCGCCGTGGCCGGCGACGTGGTGCAGATCTCCTCCGGAGGTGTTGCGTGA